The Micromonospora sp. Llam0 genome includes a window with the following:
- the csb2 gene encoding type I-U CRISPR-associated protein Csb2, which produces MALSITVLLRQARYDAAATTPADPEWPPHPARLFNALVAAVEHGSGSPAEIADLAALRWLEQAGPPLVAAVAPANVHTSVRSGFVVTNATEANSGSTFWPGRTNRSSSRSSALPADDRVAFVWPAAEPDDGVLWRLTRLARRVPYLGRSTGNVEITVHDEQVPHRPRWTTYQPTRLGAPRSIELRVPYPGYADQLIAAYDNGQRAWETARSIAYAVGSPPEPDEPPPPADATGPYRTLLVWPVRRGHVPIRGDRILQVAGLLRRTVMDRVADPLPAQVSGHGADGRPHLAYLPLLDVGHRHADGHLLGVAVALPTDLPDPDRRAVLAGLFGPTGDDPIRTLNGNQFGPVQLADPAEPPTTWGVRADRWTGPPPGVQRWVTASPMMLDHFPNRSRSAADIVADGLVTAGYPRPVSVTVLDAPALRGAINAPRRGTLPKQRPSRPLVHCRISFAEPVRGPVIAGALRYLGCGVFVPEVPVAQR; this is translated from the coding sequence GTGGCGCTGAGCATCACCGTACTGCTGAGGCAGGCCCGCTACGACGCGGCGGCGACCACACCCGCCGATCCGGAGTGGCCGCCGCATCCGGCACGCCTGTTCAACGCGCTGGTCGCCGCCGTCGAGCATGGCAGCGGCAGTCCGGCCGAGATCGCTGACCTGGCGGCGCTGCGCTGGCTGGAGCAGGCCGGCCCACCCCTGGTCGCGGCGGTCGCACCAGCCAACGTGCACACCAGCGTCCGCAGCGGCTTCGTGGTCACCAACGCGACCGAGGCCAATTCGGGCAGCACCTTCTGGCCGGGCCGTACCAACCGGTCGAGCAGCCGCAGCAGCGCGCTGCCCGCCGATGACCGGGTCGCGTTCGTCTGGCCGGCCGCCGAGCCCGACGACGGCGTGTTGTGGCGGCTGACCCGACTGGCCCGGCGGGTGCCGTACCTGGGCCGGTCCACCGGCAACGTCGAGATCACCGTGCACGACGAGCAGGTGCCGCACCGCCCGAGGTGGACGACGTATCAGCCGACCCGCCTCGGCGCGCCGAGGTCGATCGAGCTGCGGGTGCCGTACCCCGGCTACGCCGACCAGTTGATCGCCGCATACGACAACGGGCAGCGGGCCTGGGAAACCGCGCGGTCGATCGCGTACGCGGTGGGTAGCCCGCCGGAGCCCGACGAGCCGCCACCACCGGCCGACGCGACCGGACCGTACCGGACGCTGCTGGTGTGGCCGGTACGGCGCGGGCACGTACCGATCCGCGGCGACCGGATCCTGCAGGTCGCCGGCCTGCTGCGGCGTACCGTGATGGACCGGGTGGCCGACCCGCTGCCGGCCCAGGTCAGCGGGCACGGCGCCGACGGCCGGCCGCACCTGGCGTACCTGCCGCTGCTCGACGTCGGCCACCGCCACGCCGACGGACACCTGCTCGGCGTCGCCGTCGCGCTGCCCACCGACCTACCCGACCCCGACCGCCGGGCGGTGCTGGCCGGACTGTTCGGCCCGACCGGCGACGACCCGATCCGGACGCTCAACGGCAACCAGTTCGGCCCGGTGCAGCTGGCTGACCCGGCCGAGCCGCCGACGACCTGGGGTGTGCGCGCCGACCGGTGGACCGGTCCGCCGCCCGGCGTACAACGATGGGTGACCGCCAGCCCGATGATGCTGGACCATTTCCCGAACCGCAGCCGCAGCGCCGCCGACATCGTCGCCGACGGGCTCGTCACCGCCGGCTACCCCCGGCCGGTGTCGGTGACCGTGCTCGACGCACCGGCGCTGCGCGGCGCGATCAACGCACCCCGGCGCGGCACCCTGCCGAAGCAGCGGCCGTCCCGACCACTGGTGCACTGCCGGATCAGCTTCGCCGAACCGGTACGCGGCCCGGTCATCGCCGGTGCCCTGCGCTACCTCGGCTGCGGCGTGTTCGTCCCGGAGGTGCCCGTTGCCCAACGATGA
- the cas7u gene encoding type I-U CRISPR-associated RAMP protein Csb1/Cas7u, which translates to MSLADRLLDAVHEDRSYAGIVFNGVYQPVGGPGGKIMPPTFPIPDRERAAAQREGRDPVPYAVERRLIDETLCDTVIVDQVPSQANRVEEALLAARDGGRLDLPIFELTMKEEGVRLTSLDFPHRYADAYLRDSDVDGERFDRSPVGKALRSTSATDVRPLYQREPYSLIFGAWDSHRKGRWPKFPRIYSSSMFGIDWSIGDRRAGKVDPVNLTGAIDDKGKAERDWRFLPEGTKAKGGKLSEIGHGHIAPNTVHGGVTVREIRRYGWISLAGLERLRFGDASAEAATAARATLAALALVGDRLAFGRASLWLRSGCDLTRHRETVAFEGDGGTLDPVDVSTAEAIEAFRELRSRATAAGIRMDDDVIAISPITSLAEAIRHALTQSAAEEV; encoded by the coding sequence ATGTCGCTTGCTGACCGCCTGCTTGACGCGGTTCATGAAGATCGCTCGTATGCGGGCATCGTGTTCAACGGGGTATACCAGCCGGTGGGCGGGCCGGGCGGCAAAATCATGCCGCCGACGTTTCCGATTCCCGACCGGGAAAGGGCCGCCGCTCAACGCGAAGGCCGGGATCCGGTGCCGTACGCGGTCGAACGCCGACTCATCGACGAGACGTTGTGCGACACCGTGATCGTCGACCAGGTGCCGTCGCAGGCCAACCGGGTCGAGGAGGCGTTGCTGGCGGCGCGCGACGGCGGTCGCCTCGACCTGCCGATCTTCGAACTGACCATGAAAGAGGAGGGCGTACGGCTGACCTCGCTGGACTTCCCGCACCGGTACGCCGACGCCTACCTGCGCGACAGCGACGTGGACGGCGAGCGATTCGACCGTAGCCCGGTCGGTAAGGCGCTGCGCTCGACCTCGGCCACCGATGTACGCCCGCTGTACCAGCGGGAACCGTACTCGTTGATCTTTGGTGCCTGGGATTCGCACCGCAAAGGACGGTGGCCGAAATTCCCCCGCATCTACTCGTCGTCGATGTTCGGCATCGACTGGTCGATCGGGGACCGACGGGCCGGCAAGGTCGACCCGGTCAACCTGACCGGCGCCATCGACGACAAGGGCAAAGCCGAGCGCGACTGGCGTTTCCTGCCGGAAGGCACGAAAGCCAAAGGCGGCAAGCTCAGCGAGATCGGGCACGGGCACATCGCGCCCAACACTGTGCACGGCGGGGTGACGGTGCGGGAGATCCGGCGGTACGGCTGGATCTCGCTGGCCGGCCTGGAGCGGCTGCGCTTCGGTGACGCGTCGGCCGAAGCGGCGACCGCAGCTCGGGCGACGCTCGCCGCCCTGGCCCTGGTCGGCGACCGGCTCGCCTTCGGTCGGGCCTCGCTGTGGCTGCGGTCCGGCTGTGACCTGACCCGCCACCGCGAAACCGTCGCCTTCGAAGGCGACGGCGGCACGCTCGACCCGGTCGACGTGTCGACGGCCGAGGCGATCGAAGCCTTCCGGGAGCTGCGCAGCCGGGCGACGGCCGCCGGGATCCGGATGGACGACGACGTCATCGCGATCAGCCCGATCACGTCGCTCGCCGAGGCGATCCGGCACGCCCTCACCCAGTCCGCAGCAGAAGAGGTGTAG